A single genomic interval of Candidatus Woesearchaeota archaeon harbors:
- a CDS encoding ribonuclease H-like domain-containing protein, with amino-acid sequence MLKKTFCHTQGISNETEKVLWENGIGTWEEFLENFESISCIPQSKLEKIKTEIIFSREHLENNNLKYFQEKLIPKEHHRLANYGKIAYVDIETTGLSKYTDEITMIGIFDGETAKSYVSGQDLEEAYEKLKEFDIIVTFNGKTFDMPFIEYKSKIKYDKIHLDLRFMLKELGLAGGLKKIEIALGITRDDEVQGVDGFEAVRLWRRYKKGDENALRKLLIYNKEDIVNLKFLLEYYLKEKEKTRTPLYNFA; translated from the coding sequence ATGCTTAAAAAAACATTCTGTCATACACAAGGAATCTCTAATGAAACTGAGAAAGTCCTATGGGAAAATGGAATTGGAACATGGGAAGAATTCCTAGAAAACTTTGAGAGTATATCTTGTATACCTCAATCAAAATTAGAAAAAATAAAAACGGAAATAATATTCTCAAGAGAACATCTAGAAAATAATAATTTGAAATACTTCCAAGAAAAACTTATTCCAAAAGAACACCACAGACTTGCAAATTATGGGAAAATCGCATATGTCGATATTGAAACAACTGGACTCTCCAAGTATACTGATGAGATTACTATGATTGGAATCTTCGATGGAGAAACTGCTAAATCATATGTATCAGGCCAAGACTTAGAAGAAGCTTATGAAAAATTAAAAGAATTTGACATTATTGTAACATTTAATGGGAAAACATTTGACATGCCTTTCATAGAATACAAATCTAAAATTAAATATGATAAAATACATCTAGATCTAAGATTTATGCTAAAAGAATTAGGACTTGCAGGAGGATTAAAAAAAATTGAAATAGCTTTAGGGATTACAAGAGATGATGAAGTCCAAGGAGTTGATGGATTCGAAGCAGTAAGGCTATGGAGAAGATATAAAAAAGGAGATGAAAATGCTCTAAGAAAATTATTAATCTATAATAAAGAAGATATTGTAAACTTAAAATTCCTTTTAGAATATTATCTAAAAGAGAAAGAAAAAACAAGAACTCCACTCTACAACTTTGCCTAA
- a CDS encoding DNA repair exonuclease, with product MKFKFAHLADLHLGSFREKRLNQLNFLAFRKATDKILEEKVEFVLICGDIFNNAMPPIELVTLVVEQIMRLKKEGIRIYVIGGSHDYSDSGKSFLELLEASGVFVNTCKYDLVGKEKYKLNPTYDEKTKTCIYGILGKRRELEKDLYKNLEKITLKSDYFNVFMFHSTLNDLKPDFMRAVEAEINSSFLPKGFNFYAGGHVHSVINASYDKGKISYPGAMFPNNFSELKRETPGFNLCEFDSENFELKIRRFDLNIFEKEYIKIDVDGLNPIDAKNKILEDVDKYDLNEKLVLLEIVGIIEGRVLDVKLNEIVSSIYDKGSFQVLKNTYKLNSCEVEIRESLVGDNVSELEDRIINENLEGTEEFEKKVKLIKDLLMFDFSKNEEEKNAPYEQRVIELLEKNLN from the coding sequence ATGAAGTTTAAATTTGCCCACCTTGCCGATTTACATTTAGGTTCTTTTCGTGAGAAAAGACTTAATCAACTTAACTTTTTAGCCTTTAGAAAAGCAACAGATAAAATTCTTGAAGAGAAAGTAGAATTTGTTTTAATTTGTGGAGATATTTTTAATAATGCCATGCCTCCAATTGAACTTGTAACATTAGTTGTAGAACAAATAATGAGACTTAAAAAAGAAGGAATTAGAATTTATGTTATTGGTGGAAGTCATGATTATTCTGATTCTGGAAAAAGTTTTTTAGAATTACTAGAGGCTTCAGGAGTTTTTGTTAATACTTGTAAATATGATTTAGTTGGAAAAGAAAAATATAAATTAAATCCAACTTATGATGAGAAAACTAAAACTTGTATTTATGGTATTTTAGGGAAGAGAAGAGAACTTGAAAAAGATTTATATAAAAATTTAGAGAAGATTACTTTGAAGAGTGATTATTTTAATGTGTTTATGTTTCATTCAACTCTTAACGATTTGAAGCCTGATTTTATGAGAGCAGTCGAGGCTGAGATTAATTCTTCTTTTTTGCCAAAGGGTTTTAATTTTTATGCTGGAGGTCATGTTCATAGTGTAATTAATGCTAGTTATGATAAAGGTAAAATTTCTTATCCTGGTGCTATGTTTCCAAATAATTTTTCTGAATTAAAAAGAGAGACTCCAGGGTTTAATTTATGTGAATTTGATTCTGAAAATTTTGAATTAAAGATTAGGAGATTTGATTTAAATATTTTTGAGAAAGAGTATATTAAAATTGATGTTGATGGCTTGAATCCTATTGATGCAAAAAATAAAATTTTGGAAGATGTTGATAAATATGATTTGAATGAAAAATTAGTATTACTTGAAATTGTTGGGATAATTGAAGGTAGAGTTTTAGATGTTAAATTAAATGAAATTGTTTCTTCAATTTATGATAAAGGTTCTTTTCAAGTGTTGAAAAATACTTACAAATTAAATAGTTGTGAAGTTGAAATTCGTGAATCTTTGGTTGGAGATAATGTTTCAGAATTGGAAGATAGAATTATTAATGAGAATTTAGAGGGAACTGAAGAATTTGAGAAAAAAGTCAAATTGATTAAGGATTTATTAATGTTTGATTTTTCTAAAAATGAAGAAGAAAAGAATGCACCCTATGAACAAAGAGTTATAGAATTATTAGAAAAAAATTTAAATTAA
- the thrS gene encoding threonine--tRNA ligase, with the protein MIKITLSDGSIKEFKAGISVLDIAKSISEGLARLAIAAKIDGKLSDLTTTITKNSNLEIITPKSEESLDVLRHTTGHVFAQAILRLHPEAKITIGPAIEHGFYYDVDCEKLNDEELPKIEDEMQKIIKEKLEISINYKTKEEALKFFYDNHYKQEIIEAISQGKAHEDEKGEADLEDGKFKFYKQGEFEDICTGPHLTNTGLIKAFKLEKVTKAYWRADANNKQLNRVYGSAFWKKSEMDEYYTMIEEAKKRDHRIIGKKMDLYSISDFAPGMPFFHNRGMVLWNELMNYWETIHKKDSYEIIKTPIMLNKSLWETSGHWEHYRENMYETNIDNVEYAIKPMNCPGGILVYKTKSHSYKDLPLKSGEVGLVHRHELSGALTGLFRVRCFHQDDAHIFMREDQITEQILGVLNLVEKTYSMLGLDYHLELSTRPEEGSIGTDENWEKAETGLKIALEEFKKGYKMNPGDGAFYGPKIDIHLKDAIGRTHQCGTIQLDMNLPERFDMNYINEKDEKVRPIMIHRVIYGSFERFLGILIENFAGKFPLWLAPVQVKIINVADRHQDYCDEIKTQLEEEDFRVETDYSNEGVGKKIAMAREFDKPNYMLILGDKDIENKTVSVRTRKFVDGKNEEFTTTIKEFLKDIKKERETKEIRD; encoded by the coding sequence ATGATTAAAATTACTTTAAGCGATGGTAGCATAAAAGAATTTAAAGCGGGCATATCAGTCCTAGACATAGCTAAATCTATCTCTGAAGGATTAGCAAGATTGGCAATAGCTGCAAAAATTGACGGAAAACTATCCGATTTAACGACTACCATCACTAAAAATTCTAATCTTGAAATTATTACACCTAAATCTGAAGAAAGTTTAGATGTTCTAAGACACACAACTGGACATGTATTTGCTCAAGCAATATTAAGACTACACCCTGAAGCAAAAATAACTATAGGTCCTGCAATTGAACATGGTTTTTATTATGATGTTGACTGTGAAAAATTAAATGATGAAGAACTTCCTAAAATCGAAGATGAAATGCAAAAAATAATTAAGGAAAAACTTGAAATCTCAATCAACTACAAAACAAAAGAAGAAGCATTAAAATTCTTTTATGATAATCACTACAAACAAGAAATAATTGAGGCAATCTCTCAAGGAAAGGCGCACGAAGATGAAAAAGGTGAAGCAGACCTAGAAGATGGAAAATTCAAATTTTACAAACAAGGAGAATTCGAAGACATATGTACTGGGCCACATTTAACAAATACTGGACTAATAAAAGCCTTCAAGCTAGAGAAAGTAACAAAAGCATACTGGAGAGCGGATGCAAACAATAAACAACTAAATAGAGTCTATGGAAGTGCATTTTGGAAAAAGTCCGAGATGGATGAATACTATACTATGATAGAAGAAGCAAAGAAAAGAGACCACAGAATCATTGGAAAGAAAATGGATTTGTACTCAATCTCAGACTTTGCTCCAGGTATGCCTTTCTTTCACAACAGAGGAATGGTTTTATGGAATGAACTTATGAATTACTGGGAAACAATCCATAAAAAAGATAGTTATGAAATTATTAAAACTCCTATCATGTTGAATAAATCCTTATGGGAAACTTCAGGGCACTGGGAACATTACAGAGAAAACATGTATGAAACAAATATTGACAATGTTGAATACGCAATTAAACCAATGAATTGTCCAGGTGGAATCTTAGTATACAAAACAAAATCTCACTCATACAAAGACTTACCATTAAAATCAGGAGAAGTTGGATTAGTTCATAGACATGAATTATCAGGAGCATTAACTGGATTATTCAGAGTAAGATGTTTTCATCAAGATGATGCTCATATTTTCATGAGAGAAGATCAAATAACTGAGCAAATACTTGGAGTATTAAATCTTGTAGAAAAAACATATAGTATGCTTGGATTAGATTACCATCTAGAATTATCAACTAGGCCTGAGGAAGGTTCAATTGGAACTGATGAGAATTGGGAAAAGGCGGAAACTGGATTAAAAATAGCTTTAGAAGAATTCAAAAAAGGATACAAAATGAATCCTGGTGACGGAGCATTTTATGGACCAAAAATTGACATCCATCTAAAAGATGCAATTGGAAGAACACATCAATGTGGAACAATTCAACTAGATATGAATCTTCCTGAAAGATTTGATATGAATTACATTAATGAGAAAGATGAAAAAGTTAGACCTATAATGATTCACAGAGTAATATATGGATCATTTGAAAGATTCTTAGGAATTCTAATTGAAAATTTTGCAGGAAAATTCCCTCTATGGCTTGCACCAGTTCAAGTTAAAATAATTAATGTTGCAGACAGACATCAAGACTATTGTGATGAAATTAAAACTCAATTAGAAGAAGAAGACTTCAGAGTAGAAACTGATTATTCTAATGAAGGCGTTGGTAAAAAAATTGCAATGGCAAGAGAATTTGACAAACCTAATTACATGTTAATATTAGGTGACAAAGATATTGAGAATAAAACTGTAAGTGTAAGAACAAGAAAATTTGTTGATGGTAAGAACGAAGAATTCACAACAACAATTAAAGAATTTTTGAAAGATATCAAAAAAGAAAGAGAGACAAAAGAAATTAGAGATTAA
- a CDS encoding NUDIX hydrolase, whose amino-acid sequence MLKKFFKKPGYELFPKILAVDAIITNEEDEILLKIRTKEPDKRKWEIIAGYVHPEETLNDALIRVTERKIGTKELKNIEFTGKYYDKIGRHINKNSISLIFTANLKKNQIIEDSTIKWFSKTVIPSLDLALDNKQVLEDYLEYSKKN is encoded by the coding sequence ATGTTAAAAAAATTCTTCAAGAAACCAGGATATGAATTATTCCCTAAAATTCTAGCTGTTGATGCAATCATAACAAATGAAGAAGATGAAATCCTGCTAAAAATTAGAACAAAGGAACCAGATAAAAGGAAATGGGAAATAATCGCAGGATATGTACATCCTGAAGAAACACTAAACGATGCTTTAATTAGGGTTACAGAAAGAAAAATTGGAACAAAAGAACTAAAAAATATAGAATTTACTGGAAAATATTATGATAAAATTGGAAGACATATAAATAAAAATTCTATATCATTAATATTCACTGCAAATCTCAAAAAAAATCAAATAATTGAAGATTCCACAATAAAGTGGTTTTCAAAAACAGTAATACCTAGTTTAGATTTAGCTCTTGACAATAAACAAGTACTTGAAGACTATCTAGAATATTCTAAAAAAAATTAA